The following proteins are encoded in a genomic region of Oryza brachyantha chromosome 11, ObraRS2, whole genome shotgun sequence:
- the LOC102708198 gene encoding ribulose bisphosphate carboxylase/oxygenase activase B, chloroplastic-like isoform X2 produces MQLLAATSTTMAASFSSTVGAPLANGLVVKKVRVGAYGHGRSRLVKRRIMAMASKELDEEKQTDGDRWKGLAYDISDDQQDITRGKGLADSLFQAPSGVGTHEAVLTSYEYLSQGLRQYNLDNTMDGLYIAPAFMDKLVVHISKNFMKLPNIKVPLILGIWGGKGQGKSFQCELVFAKMGINPIMMSAGELESGNAGEPAKLIRQRYREAADIIKKGKMCVLFINDLDAGAGRMGGTTQYTVNNQMVNATLMNIADNPTNVQLPGMYNKEENPRVPIIVTGNDFSTLYAPLIRDGRMEKFYWAPTREDRIGVAKGIFRTDKVPDDAIVKLVDTFPGQSIDFFGALRARVYDDEVRRWITEVGVENVGKRLVNSREGPPEFEQPRMTLEKLMEYGHMLVREQENVKRVQLADKYLSEAALGDANDDAIKSGSFYGKAAQQTPVPVPAGCTDQRAANYDPTARSDDGSCVYN; encoded by the exons CTGGCAAACGGGTTGGTGGTGAAGAAGGTGAGGGTGGGCGCGTACGGACATGGCAGGTCGAGGTTGGTCAAGAGGAGGAtcatggcgatggcgagcaAGGAGCTGGACGAGGAGAAGCAGACGGATGGCGACCGGTGGAAGGGGCTCGCCTACGACATCTCCGACGACCAGCAGGACATCACCAGAGGGAAGGGCCTCGCCGACTCCCTCTTCCAGGCTCCCTCCGGCGTTGGCACCCACGAGGCCGTGCTCACCTCCTACGAGTACCTCAGCCAGGGTCTCAGGCA GTACAACTTGGACAACACCATGGACGGCCTCTACATCGCCCCGGCATTCATGGACAAGCTCGTCGTCCACATCTCCAAGAACTTCATGAAGCTGCCCAACATCAAGGTGCCACTCATCCTCGGCATCTGGGGAGGCAAGGGCCAGGGCAAGTCCTTCCAGTGTGAGCTCGTCTTCGCCAAGATGGGAATCAA ccCCATCATGATGAGCGCCGGTGAGCTGGAGAGCGGCAATGCCGGCGAGCCGGCCAAGCTCATCCGGCAACGGTACCGCGAGGCGGCCGACATCATCAAGAAGGGGAAGATGTGCGTCCTCTTCATCAACGATCTGGACGCCGGAGCCGGCCGGATGGGCGGCACCACGCAGTACACGGTGAACAACCAGATGGTGAACGCCACGCTGATGAACATCGCCGACAACCCCACCAACGTGCAGCTGCCGGGCATGTACAACAAGGAGGAGAACCCGCGCGTCCCCATCATCGTCACCGGCAACGACTTCTCCACGCTGTACGCGCCGCTCATCCGCGACGGCCGCATGGAGAAGTTCTACTGGGCGCCCACCCGCGAGGACCGCATCGGCGTCGCCAAGGGCATCTTCCGCACCGACAAGGTCCCCGACGATGCCATCGTCAAGCTCGTCGACACCTTCCCCGGCCAGTCCATCGACTTCTTCGGTGCTCTGCGTGCCCGCGTTTACGACGACGAGGTGCGGCGGTGGATCACGGAGGTCGGGGTGGAGAACGTCGGCAAGAGGCTGGTGAACTCGAGGGAGGGGCCGCCGGAGTTCGAGCAGCCGAGGATGACGCTGGAGAAGCTGATGGAGTACGGCCACATGCTGGTGCGCGAGCAGGAGAACGTGAAGCGCGTGCAGCTCGCCGACAAGTACCTCAGCGAGGCGGCGCTCGGCGACGCCAACGACGACGCCATCAAGTCCGGCAGCTTCTACGGCAAGGCCGCGCAGCAGACGCCCGTCCCGGTCCCGGCGGGCTGCACCGACCAACGCGCCGCTAACTACGACCCCACCGCCCGGAGCGACGACGGCAGCTGCGTCTACAACTGA
- the LOC102708198 gene encoding ribulose bisphosphate carboxylase/oxygenase activase B, chloroplastic-like isoform X1 yields MQLLAATSTTMAASFSSTVGAPQLANGLVVKKVRVGAYGHGRSRLVKRRIMAMASKELDEEKQTDGDRWKGLAYDISDDQQDITRGKGLADSLFQAPSGVGTHEAVLTSYEYLSQGLRQYNLDNTMDGLYIAPAFMDKLVVHISKNFMKLPNIKVPLILGIWGGKGQGKSFQCELVFAKMGINPIMMSAGELESGNAGEPAKLIRQRYREAADIIKKGKMCVLFINDLDAGAGRMGGTTQYTVNNQMVNATLMNIADNPTNVQLPGMYNKEENPRVPIIVTGNDFSTLYAPLIRDGRMEKFYWAPTREDRIGVAKGIFRTDKVPDDAIVKLVDTFPGQSIDFFGALRARVYDDEVRRWITEVGVENVGKRLVNSREGPPEFEQPRMTLEKLMEYGHMLVREQENVKRVQLADKYLSEAALGDANDDAIKSGSFYGKAAQQTPVPVPAGCTDQRAANYDPTARSDDGSCVYN; encoded by the exons CAGCTGGCAAACGGGTTGGTGGTGAAGAAGGTGAGGGTGGGCGCGTACGGACATGGCAGGTCGAGGTTGGTCAAGAGGAGGAtcatggcgatggcgagcaAGGAGCTGGACGAGGAGAAGCAGACGGATGGCGACCGGTGGAAGGGGCTCGCCTACGACATCTCCGACGACCAGCAGGACATCACCAGAGGGAAGGGCCTCGCCGACTCCCTCTTCCAGGCTCCCTCCGGCGTTGGCACCCACGAGGCCGTGCTCACCTCCTACGAGTACCTCAGCCAGGGTCTCAGGCA GTACAACTTGGACAACACCATGGACGGCCTCTACATCGCCCCGGCATTCATGGACAAGCTCGTCGTCCACATCTCCAAGAACTTCATGAAGCTGCCCAACATCAAGGTGCCACTCATCCTCGGCATCTGGGGAGGCAAGGGCCAGGGCAAGTCCTTCCAGTGTGAGCTCGTCTTCGCCAAGATGGGAATCAA ccCCATCATGATGAGCGCCGGTGAGCTGGAGAGCGGCAATGCCGGCGAGCCGGCCAAGCTCATCCGGCAACGGTACCGCGAGGCGGCCGACATCATCAAGAAGGGGAAGATGTGCGTCCTCTTCATCAACGATCTGGACGCCGGAGCCGGCCGGATGGGCGGCACCACGCAGTACACGGTGAACAACCAGATGGTGAACGCCACGCTGATGAACATCGCCGACAACCCCACCAACGTGCAGCTGCCGGGCATGTACAACAAGGAGGAGAACCCGCGCGTCCCCATCATCGTCACCGGCAACGACTTCTCCACGCTGTACGCGCCGCTCATCCGCGACGGCCGCATGGAGAAGTTCTACTGGGCGCCCACCCGCGAGGACCGCATCGGCGTCGCCAAGGGCATCTTCCGCACCGACAAGGTCCCCGACGATGCCATCGTCAAGCTCGTCGACACCTTCCCCGGCCAGTCCATCGACTTCTTCGGTGCTCTGCGTGCCCGCGTTTACGACGACGAGGTGCGGCGGTGGATCACGGAGGTCGGGGTGGAGAACGTCGGCAAGAGGCTGGTGAACTCGAGGGAGGGGCCGCCGGAGTTCGAGCAGCCGAGGATGACGCTGGAGAAGCTGATGGAGTACGGCCACATGCTGGTGCGCGAGCAGGAGAACGTGAAGCGCGTGCAGCTCGCCGACAAGTACCTCAGCGAGGCGGCGCTCGGCGACGCCAACGACGACGCCATCAAGTCCGGCAGCTTCTACGGCAAGGCCGCGCAGCAGACGCCCGTCCCGGTCCCGGCGGGCTGCACCGACCAACGCGCCGCTAACTACGACCCCACCGCCCGGAGCGACGACGGCAGCTGCGTCTACAACTGA